A window from Anser cygnoides isolate HZ-2024a breed goose chromosome 1, Taihu_goose_T2T_genome, whole genome shotgun sequence encodes these proteins:
- the GABRR3 gene encoding gamma-aminobutyric acid receptor subunit rho-3 isoform X6 has product MHGSPIPVGIDVQVESIDSISEVDMDFTMTLYLRHYWKDERLSFRSTKNKSMTFDGRLIKKIWVPDVFFVHSKRSFIHDTTVENVMLRVYPDGNVLFSLRITVSAMCFMDFSRFPLDTQNCSLELESYAYNEDDLMLYWKHGNQSLSTDEHISLSQFFIEEFSASSGLAFYSSTGWYNRLFINFALRRHIFFFVLQSYFPAMLMVMLSWVSFWIDRRAVPARVSLGITTVLTMSTIITGVSASMPQVSYIKAVDVYLWISFLFVFLSVIEYAAVNYLTTIEERKQLKKRGKASGMYSIDAVQAMAFDGCYHDPDVDMDLTAFSDRCEENATRARATSVSNVGPARIKRKRSLKGNVGRIILQNNHVIDTYSRIIFPSNLYTPQEPLSSDSTESRKQS; this is encoded by the exons gACTTCACAATGACTTTGTATCTCAGACATTACTGGAAGGATGAGAGACTTTCATTTCGTAGTaccaaaaacaaaagcatgactTTTGATGGAAGACTGATAAAAAAGATCTGGGTACCCGATGTGTTTTTTGTACACTCCAAAAGATCTTTCATCCATGATACAACTGTGGAAAATGTCATGCTCCGAGTGTACCCTGATGGCAACGTACTCTTCAGTCTACG AATAACAGTTTCTGCTATGTGTTTCATGGATTTCAGTAGGTTTCCTCTGGACACTCAGAACTGTTCGTTAGAACTGGAAAGCT ATGCATATAATGAAGATGATCTGATGTTATACTGGAAACATGGAAATCAGTCCCTGAGCACAGATGAACACATCTCCCTCTCCCAGTTTTTCATTGAAGAATTCAGTGCTTCCAGTGGACTTGCATTTTACAGCAGTACTG GCTGGTACAATCGACTTTTCATAAATTTTGCACTCCGgagacatattttcttttttgtgcttCAATCCTATTTCCCAGCCATGCTGATGGTGATGTTGTCTTGGGTTTCATTCTGGATTGACAGAAGAGCCGTTCCTGCCAGGGTATCACTAG GCATAACTACAGTGCTGACAATGTCAACCATCATCACAGGAGTAAGTGCCTCAATGCCTCAAGTGTCTTACataaaggctgtggatgtgtaTTTATGGATCAGCTTCCTTTTTGTCTTCCTGTCTGTCATCGAATATGCTGCAGTGAACTATCTCACCACAattgaagagagaaaacaactcaaaaaaaGGGGCAAG GCATCAGGAATGTACAGTATTGATGCAGTGCAAGCAATGGCTTTTGATGGCTGCTACCACGACCCGGACGTGGACATGGACCTGACTGCTTTTTCTGACCGCTGTGAAGAGAATGCAACTCGGGCACGAGCAACCAGCGTCTCCAACGTGGGCCCAGCTCGCATCAAGAGAAAGAGATCTCTGAAAGGAAATGTGGGCAGGATTATTCTGCAGAACAATCATGTCATTGACACATATTCCAGGATTATATTTCCCA GCAACCTGTATACACCTCAGGAGCCTTTGTCCTCAGATAGTACAGAAAGCAGGAAGCAAAGTTAA
- the GABRR3 gene encoding gamma-aminobutyric acid receptor subunit rho-3 isoform X5: protein MRKGSPIPVGIDVQVESIDSISEVDMDFTMTLYLRHYWKDERLSFRSTKNKSMTFDGRLIKKIWVPDVFFVHSKRSFIHDTTVENVMLRVYPDGNVLFSLRITVSAMCFMDFSRFPLDTQNCSLELESYAYNEDDLMLYWKHGNQSLSTDEHISLSQFFIEEFSASSGLAFYSSTGWYNRLFINFALRRHIFFFVLQSYFPAMLMVMLSWVSFWIDRRAVPARVSLGITTVLTMSTIITGVSASMPQVSYIKAVDVYLWISFLFVFLSVIEYAAVNYLTTIEERKQLKKRGKASGMYSIDAVQAMAFDGCYHDPDVDMDLTAFSDRCEENATRARATSVSNVGPARIKRKRSLKGNVGRIILQNNHVIDTYSRIIFPSNLYTPQEPLSSDSTESRKQS from the exons gACTTCACAATGACTTTGTATCTCAGACATTACTGGAAGGATGAGAGACTTTCATTTCGTAGTaccaaaaacaaaagcatgactTTTGATGGAAGACTGATAAAAAAGATCTGGGTACCCGATGTGTTTTTTGTACACTCCAAAAGATCTTTCATCCATGATACAACTGTGGAAAATGTCATGCTCCGAGTGTACCCTGATGGCAACGTACTCTTCAGTCTACG AATAACAGTTTCTGCTATGTGTTTCATGGATTTCAGTAGGTTTCCTCTGGACACTCAGAACTGTTCGTTAGAACTGGAAAGCT ATGCATATAATGAAGATGATCTGATGTTATACTGGAAACATGGAAATCAGTCCCTGAGCACAGATGAACACATCTCCCTCTCCCAGTTTTTCATTGAAGAATTCAGTGCTTCCAGTGGACTTGCATTTTACAGCAGTACTG GCTGGTACAATCGACTTTTCATAAATTTTGCACTCCGgagacatattttcttttttgtgcttCAATCCTATTTCCCAGCCATGCTGATGGTGATGTTGTCTTGGGTTTCATTCTGGATTGACAGAAGAGCCGTTCCTGCCAGGGTATCACTAG GCATAACTACAGTGCTGACAATGTCAACCATCATCACAGGAGTAAGTGCCTCAATGCCTCAAGTGTCTTACataaaggctgtggatgtgtaTTTATGGATCAGCTTCCTTTTTGTCTTCCTGTCTGTCATCGAATATGCTGCAGTGAACTATCTCACCACAattgaagagagaaaacaactcaaaaaaaGGGGCAAG GCATCAGGAATGTACAGTATTGATGCAGTGCAAGCAATGGCTTTTGATGGCTGCTACCACGACCCGGACGTGGACATGGACCTGACTGCTTTTTCTGACCGCTGTGAAGAGAATGCAACTCGGGCACGAGCAACCAGCGTCTCCAACGTGGGCCCAGCTCGCATCAAGAGAAAGAGATCTCTGAAAGGAAATGTGGGCAGGATTATTCTGCAGAACAATCATGTCATTGACACATATTCCAGGATTATATTTCCCA GCAACCTGTATACACCTCAGGAGCCTTTGTCCTCAGATAGTACAGAAAGCAGGAAGCAAAGTTAA